One genomic segment of Panicum virgatum strain AP13 chromosome 2N, P.virgatum_v5, whole genome shotgun sequence includes these proteins:
- the LOC120659356 gene encoding putative oxidoreductase C1F5.03c, producing MSAAAPPRRVVICGGGVVGACMAYFLSTHAASPTVPTLIERCAPACAASGKAGGFLALDWCDSTPGLSALARASYALHRRLAADLGGADAYGYRPVHTLSVRVPSVPKPASPHPMLPAWVDPSASAAPPRELGTPDTTAQVHPGLFTRPVLAASGAEVVIGEVERVVVRDGRAAGVAVKGRDGVVDADAVVLALGPWSGSGRLEVVSEVFDVSGLKAHSIVLRPREPENITPHCLFLSYQPEPGAKMLDPEVYPRPTGEVYICGMTKDENPPDDPATITGEPNSIAMLHKIAGKVSSQLKKEEGAEVVAEQACYLPCTTDGMPVIGEMPGVKGCYVATGHSCWGILNGPATGAALAELILDGKAKIVDLAPFSPARFLKRSRRGA from the exons atgtccgccgccgccccgccccgtcgCGTGGTCATCTGCGGCGGGGGCGTGGTGGGCGCGTGCATGGCCTACTTCCTCTCCACCCACGCCGCGTCGCCCACCGTCCCGACCCTCATCGAGAGGTGCGCCCCGGCGTGCGCCGCCTCGGGGAAAGCCGGCGGCTTCCTCGCCCTCGACTGGTGCGACTCCACCCCGGGGCTCTCCGCGCTCGCGCGGGCCTCCTAcgcgctccaccgccgcctcgccgccgacctcggcggcgccgacgccTACGGCTACCGCCCCGTCCACACCCTCTCCGTCCGCGTCCCCTCCGTTCCCAAGCCCGCCTCGCCGCACCCGATGCTCCCGGCCTGGGTCGACCCGTCGGCGTCCGCggccccgccgcgggagctcggCACCCCGGACACCACCGCGCAGGTCCACCCGGGCCTCTTCACCAGGCCCGTCCTCGCCGCGTCCGGCGCCGAGGTCGTCATCGGCGAGGTGGAGCGCGTCGTGGTGCgggacggccgcgccgccggcgtcgccgtgAAGGGGCGCGACGGCGTGGTGGACGCCGACGCCGTGGTGCTCGCGCTCGGCCCGTGGTCCGGGTCCGGGCGGCTCGAGGTGGTCAGCGAGGTGTTCGACGTGTCCGGGCTCAAGGCGCACAGCATCGTGCTGCGACCGCGCGAGCCCGAGAACATCACGCCGCACTGCCTCTTCCTCAGCTACCAGCCGGAGCCCGGCGCCAAGATGCTCGACCCCGAGGTGTACCCACGGCCGACGG GGGAGGTATACATATGTGGAATGACCAAGGACGAGAACCCGCCCGACGATCCGGCAACGATCACGGGTGAACCCAACTCAATTGCAATGCTGCACAAGATTGCCGGGAAGGTGTCCAGCCAGCTGAAGAAGGAAGAGGGGGCAGAGGTAGTGGCGGAGCAGGCGTGCTACCTGCCGTGCACCACTGACGGGATGCCGGTCATCGGGGAGATGCCAGGGGTGAAGGGGTGCTATGTGGCCACCGGGCACAGCTGCTGGGGCATCCTCAATGGTCCAGCCACCGGCGCAGCCCTGGCAGAGCTCATCCTCGATGGTAAGGCTAAGATCGTCGACCTTGCACCGTTCAGTCCGGCAAGGTTTCTCAAGAGGAGCCGGCGTGGAGCCTGA
- the LOC120659358 gene encoding uncharacterized protein LOC120659358: MAAARAQALRALLARCSAKCHRRSSPSPSSSSAAASLSSLPGAAPSRSLPASLCRRLYPASPLHAARAQTQTRSLASEAARGGVGGRDADADADGEEEAREWAVEWEDSEDDGYDPEIGDGGDGGGVVLRLRDVKWGERALAAAQEVLAGHFGDDVAMFAFKVSPKGYVYVRLDKLTNMYGCPDIEEIEGFNRLYKQKLDEIIERGEIPLDLAVEVSSPGAERLLKVPEDLDRFKDMAMRVQYLVEGDSNLDSKQNLLKDGIFLLESVDTQAEHCVWKLADVKENRAEAGKGRPLNRKQKDWRLQTLFTSVKKVTLYLDSN; encoded by the exons ATGGCGGCCGCCCGCGCCCAGGCGCTCCGCGCGCTGCTCGCCAGGTGCTCGGCGAAATgtcaccgccgctcctccccgtcccccTCCTCATCTTCCGCAGCCGCCTCCTTGTCCAGCCttcccggcgccgccccctctcGCTCCCTACCCGCCTCCCTCTGCCGACGCCTCTACCCAGCTTCGCCACTGCACGCGGCGCGGGCGCAGACGCAGACGCGCTCCCTGGCGAGCGAGGCCGCgcggggcggcgtcggcgggcgcgacgccgacgccgacgccgacggcgaggaggaggcgcgggagTGGGCGGTGGAGTGGGAGGACAGCGAGGACGACGGGTACGACCCCGAG ATCGGCgacggcggggacggcggcggggtcgtGCTGCGGCTGCGGGACGTCAAGTGGGGGGAGCGCGCCCTCGCCGCGGCCCAGGAGGTCCTCGCTGGCCACTTCGGGGATGACGTCGCCATGTTCGCCTTCAAGGTGTCGCCCAAGGGATACGTCTACGTGCGCCTGGACAAGCTCACCAACAT GTATGGGTGCCCTGATATTGAGGAAATAGAGGGCTTCAATAGGCTCTACAAGCAGAAACTGGATGAGATCATTGAAAGAGGCGAGATACCCCTGGACCTTGCAGTTGAG GTATCATCACCAGGTGCTGAGAGGCTTCTGAAGGTGCCTGAGGACTTGGATCGCTTCAAGGACATGGCTATGAGGGTGCAATACCTTGTCGAAGGTGATAGCAACCTTGACTCGAAGCAGAACCTACTGAAGGATGGCATCTTCTTGCTTGAGTCAGTTGACACTCAGGCTGAGCACTGCGTCTGGAAACTGGCAGATGTCAAGGAGAACAGAGCTGAAGCTGGGAAAGGAAGGCCACTGAACAGGAAGCAGAAAGACTGGAGGCTGCAAACTTTGTTCACGTCAGTGAAGAAGGTGACCCTGTACTTGGACTCCAACTAG